Proteins encoded within one genomic window of Thiothrix litoralis:
- the orn gene encoding oligoribonuclease, whose product MSMNQENLIWIDLEMTGLDTFNDVIIEIATVVTDKDLNVLAEGPVIAIHQPEATLAKMDDWNQKQHGGSGLIKRVQASTLSEADAEQATLAFLKQYVPVGASPMCGNSICQDRRFLARQMPELERFFHYRNLDVSTLKELANRWKPGLAAGFKKESQHLALADVHDSIDELKYYREHFIRV is encoded by the coding sequence ATGAGCATGAATCAGGAAAATTTGATCTGGATCGATCTGGAAATGACCGGGCTGGATACGTTCAACGATGTCATTATCGAAATTGCCACCGTCGTCACCGACAAAGACTTGAACGTGTTGGCGGAAGGCCCGGTGATCGCGATTCACCAGCCGGAGGCGACGCTGGCCAAAATGGATGACTGGAACCAGAAACAACACGGTGGTTCCGGCCTGATCAAACGGGTACAAGCGAGCACTTTGTCAGAAGCGGATGCGGAACAAGCGACGCTGGCTTTCCTCAAGCAATACGTGCCAGTGGGGGCATCGCCGATGTGCGGCAACAGCATTTGTCAGGATCGGCGCTTCCTCGCCCGTCAGATGCCAGAACTGGAGAGGTTTTTCCACTACCGCAATCTGGATGTGAGTACCTTGAAAGAATTGGCAAACCGCTGGAAGCCGGGGCTGGCGGCAGGTTTTAAGAAAGAATCACAGCATCTGGCGCTGGCCGATGTGCATGACTCGATTGATGAGCTGAAGTATTACCGTGAGCATTTTATCCGGGTTTGA
- a CDS encoding AAA family ATPase, whose product MTTAAPQLIQATLAQLNKVIHGKEQQVQLALTCLLANGHLLLEDLPGMGKTTLAHALAHVCGLEYKRVQFTSDLLPADLIGASVFEQQAGRFRFHPGPVFSQVFLADELNRATPKAQSALLEAMEERQVSVDGTTHPLPAPFFVIATQNPQSQSGTFPLPESQLDRFLIRLSLGYPNPEAERALLRGRNGRMLLASMQQVLNESRLKALQSLVPQVKMTDNLLDYVQRLIAYTRQTEVCHLGLSPRGALALVKSAQAWALLQARGHVLPEDVQAVFVAVAGHRIIGRQEAQGEQLARQILGKVDVVGGGRG is encoded by the coding sequence ATGACAACCGCAGCCCCCCAGCTTATCCAGGCTACGCTTGCGCAATTAAACAAGGTGATCCACGGTAAGGAGCAGCAAGTGCAACTGGCGCTGACCTGCTTGTTGGCGAATGGTCATTTGTTGCTCGAAGATTTGCCCGGCATGGGTAAAACCACGCTGGCACACGCGCTTGCCCATGTCTGTGGGTTGGAATATAAACGTGTGCAATTCACCAGCGATTTGTTGCCCGCCGACCTGATTGGTGCTTCGGTGTTTGAGCAGCAAGCAGGCCGTTTCCGCTTTCACCCCGGCCCGGTTTTCAGTCAGGTGTTTCTTGCCGATGAACTCAACCGCGCTACACCCAAAGCGCAAAGCGCCTTGCTGGAGGCGATGGAAGAGCGTCAGGTGAGTGTCGATGGCACGACGCACCCGTTGCCTGCGCCCTTTTTCGTGATCGCCACCCAGAACCCGCAAAGCCAGTCGGGAACCTTTCCTTTGCCCGAATCGCAGCTTGACCGTTTCCTGATACGCCTTTCCCTTGGCTATCCCAACCCAGAGGCTGAACGTGCCTTGCTGAGAGGCCGCAATGGCCGGATGTTGCTGGCGAGTATGCAGCAGGTATTAAATGAAAGCCGCTTGAAAGCCCTGCAATCACTGGTTCCACAGGTGAAAATGACTGATAACCTGCTGGATTACGTGCAACGCCTGATTGCTTATACCCGCCAAACCGAGGTGTGCCATCTGGGATTGTCACCACGCGGGGCGCTGGCGCTGGTTAAAAGTGCGCAAGCCTGGGCACTATTACAGGCACGTGGGCATGTGTTGCCAGAAGACGTGCAGGCGGTTTTCGTTGCGGTTGCTGGGCATCGCATTATCGGGCGGCAGGAGGCACAGGGCGAACAACTGGCGCGGCAAATCCTCGGCAAAGTCGATGTTGTCGGGGGCGGACGTGGCTAA